A window of Ardenticatena maritima contains these coding sequences:
- the thiG gene encoding thiazole synthase (functions in thiamine (vitamin B1) biosynthesis; in Bacillus subtilis this enzyme catalyzes the formation of thiazole from dehydroxyglycine and 1-deoxy-D-xylulose-5-phosphate and ThiS-thiocarboxylate) has translation MTTAVQTSTPLTIAGRTFSSRLFIGTARYPNRQVMLDALEASGAEVVTVAIRRVRPDAEGENLYDLLRERYFILPNTAGCYTARDAVLTAHLAREALGTNWVKLEVIGDEDTLFPDVEELLKAAEQLVRDGFVVLPYCNDDPVTCKKLEDIGCAAVMPLGAPIGSGMGIRNPYNLRIIREMVSVPLIVDAGVGTASDAAIAMELGCDGILLNTAVAQARDPVKMARAMRYAIEAGRLAYEAGRIPRKLYANASSPLEGMPEFGW, from the coding sequence ATGACCACAGCGGTTCAGACAAGCACACCACTGACCATTGCAGGGCGCACCTTTTCGTCGCGTCTCTTCATTGGCACAGCGCGCTACCCCAATCGGCAAGTGATGCTGGATGCGCTGGAAGCGAGCGGCGCGGAGGTGGTGACGGTGGCGATTCGCCGTGTGCGCCCCGACGCCGAGGGCGAAAACCTGTACGACCTACTCCGCGAGCGCTACTTCATCTTGCCGAATACGGCCGGGTGCTACACAGCCCGCGATGCCGTGTTGACGGCGCACCTGGCGCGTGAGGCGTTGGGGACGAACTGGGTGAAACTGGAAGTCATCGGGGATGAGGATACGCTCTTCCCGGACGTGGAGGAGTTGTTGAAGGCGGCTGAGCAGTTGGTGCGTGATGGGTTTGTGGTGTTGCCCTACTGCAACGACGATCCTGTCACCTGCAAGAAGTTGGAAGATATCGGGTGTGCGGCGGTCATGCCGCTTGGCGCGCCCATTGGGTCTGGCATGGGGATTCGCAACCCGTACAACCTGCGCATTATTCGCGAGATGGTTTCGGTGCCGCTGATTGTGGATGCGGGGGTTGGCACGGCGTCGGATGCGGCGATTGCCATGGAACTGGGGTGCGACGGTATCTTGCTCAACACGGCGGTTGCGCAAGCGCGCGACCCCGTAAAGATGGCGCGCGCCATGCGCTACGCGATTGAGGCGGGGCGGCTGGCGTATGAGGCGGGGCGCATTCCGCGCAAGTTGTACGCCAATGCGTCAAGCCCGCTGGAAGGCATGCCGGAGTTTGGCTGGTGA
- the thiS gene encoding sulfur carrier protein ThiS codes for MTQHVVYVNGEARPLREETVAELLQSIGLPPEKPGIAVAVNAEIVPREAWRTHRLNPNDRVEIVQAVAGG; via the coding sequence ATGACCCAACATGTGGTCTATGTGAACGGCGAAGCCCGTCCTTTGCGTGAGGAAACTGTGGCCGAATTGTTGCAAAGCATCGGGCTTCCGCCTGAAAAACCGGGTATTGCGGTCGCCGTCAATGCCGAAATTGTGCCGCGCGAGGCGTGGCGCACCCACCGCCTCAATCCCAACGACCGGGTGGAAATTGTGCAGGCGGTTGCAGGTGGTTGA
- the thiO gene encoding glycine oxidase ThiO: MSRIAIVGGGIMGLGIGWYLAREGADVTVFDRGRAGRAASWVAGGMLAPHAEAEPGEERLLPLLIEGHKQWPAFVEALEEAAGVSLDYRTDGTLVVALDADDARKFRFWYEYLRGMGQPVEWLSGYEVRKREPHLSREAVAAIWSGHDYHVDNRRVVEALKRVFVQAGGALREETPVREIVIEGGRVRGVRLDEGVFEAETVVLAAGAWSREIEGLPPDIRPPVRPVRGQVVILQMPPEAPLLHHVVWCMDAYLVPRSNGQLLIGATVEEMGFDATPTAGGVFHLLRGAWELLPAVYDLPLTEIAVGFRPTSRDDAPILGPTPVEGLVMATGHHRNGILLAPLTADVVSRFVLTGELDPLAQPFTLARFLSQPA, encoded by the coding sequence ATGTCACGCATTGCGATTGTTGGCGGCGGTATCATGGGATTGGGGATTGGCTGGTATTTGGCGCGCGAAGGCGCCGACGTGACGGTGTTCGACCGGGGGCGCGCCGGTCGCGCCGCGTCATGGGTGGCGGGGGGCATGCTGGCGCCCCACGCCGAAGCAGAGCCGGGGGAAGAACGGCTGTTGCCGCTCCTCATTGAGGGGCACAAGCAATGGCCGGCTTTCGTCGAAGCGTTGGAAGAAGCCGCCGGCGTCTCGCTGGATTACCGCACCGATGGCACGCTGGTGGTGGCGCTGGACGCCGACGATGCCCGCAAATTCCGCTTCTGGTATGAGTACCTGCGCGGGATGGGGCAGCCTGTGGAATGGCTGAGCGGCTACGAGGTACGCAAGCGCGAACCGCACCTTTCGCGCGAAGCCGTTGCCGCCATTTGGAGCGGGCATGATTACCACGTTGACAACCGCCGCGTCGTGGAAGCGTTGAAGAGGGTTTTTGTGCAGGCGGGCGGCGCATTGCGCGAAGAAACGCCCGTGCGCGAAATTGTCATTGAAGGCGGGCGTGTGCGCGGCGTGCGTCTGGATGAGGGGGTGTTTGAAGCCGAGACGGTTGTGCTGGCTGCGGGCGCGTGGTCGCGTGAGATTGAAGGGTTGCCGCCCGACATTCGGCCGCCTGTGCGCCCCGTGCGCGGGCAGGTGGTCATTCTGCAAATGCCGCCCGAAGCCCCGTTGTTGCACCATGTGGTCTGGTGTATGGATGCTTACCTTGTGCCGCGGAGCAACGGGCAGTTGCTGATTGGCGCGACCGTCGAGGAGATGGGGTTCGATGCCACACCGACGGCGGGGGGCGTGTTCCACCTGTTGCGCGGGGCGTGGGAGTTGTTGCCTGCTGTGTACGATTTGCCGCTGACCGAAATCGCCGTGGGCTTCCGCCCCACCAGCCGCGACGATGCGCCCATTTTGGGCCCCACGCCTGTGGAGGGGCTGGTGATGGCGACCGGCCACCACCGCAACGGTATTTTGCTGGCGCCGCTCACGGCTGACGTGGTGAGCCGCTTTGTGCTGACGGGCGAACTCGATCCGCTGGCGCAACCGTTCACGTTGGCGCGGTTTCTTTCGCAACCGGCATGA
- the thiC gene encoding phosphomethylpyrimidine synthase ThiC → MPTQLEAARQGKITEQMAYVAAREGLDPETVRDLVAAGRVVIPANPNHTTLTHFTAIGEGMRVKVNANLGTSYDYVNPDEEVEKARVAIQYGADTIMDLSTGGDLRAIRQRILDVATVPLGTVPIYEAEFRAAARKSFFDMTADELFEVIEEHGRQGVDYITVHAGVTLETLRRYRHSERVTGIVSRGGGLMAAWMLKNERENPLWERYDDLLEIARTYDMTLSLGDGLRPGSLADSTDRAQIQELLLIGELVERARKAGVQAMVEGPGHIPLNEIQTNVQIQKKLTNHAPFYILGMLPIDTGAGFDHIVGAIGGALAGWHGADMLCYLTPAEHLGLPTPEHVREGVIAFKLAAHIADVARGRQADLERNRAMSEARYRLDWERQFALALYPDEARRLYHERGTRTKACSMCGPFCPMNLVEAVLKQGKSFEQVISADIPVV, encoded by the coding sequence ATGCCCACACAACTTGAAGCCGCTCGCCAGGGAAAAATCACCGAACAAATGGCGTATGTCGCCGCGCGAGAAGGGCTTGACCCCGAAACGGTGCGCGACCTTGTCGCCGCTGGTCGGGTGGTGATTCCCGCCAACCCGAACCACACAACGCTGACGCACTTCACCGCCATTGGTGAAGGGATGCGTGTCAAAGTCAACGCCAATCTGGGCACGTCTTACGACTACGTGAACCCCGATGAAGAAGTCGAAAAGGCGCGCGTCGCCATCCAGTACGGCGCGGATACCATCATGGACCTTTCCACCGGGGGCGATTTGCGCGCCATCCGCCAGCGCATTCTCGACGTGGCGACGGTTCCGCTGGGGACGGTGCCCATCTACGAAGCCGAATTCCGCGCCGCGGCACGCAAGAGTTTCTTCGACATGACCGCCGATGAGTTGTTCGAGGTGATTGAAGAACATGGACGCCAGGGGGTGGACTACATCACCGTCCACGCCGGCGTCACGCTGGAAACCTTGCGGCGCTACCGCCACAGCGAACGTGTGACGGGGATCGTCTCGCGTGGTGGCGGGCTGATGGCGGCGTGGATGCTCAAAAACGAACGCGAAAACCCGCTGTGGGAACGCTACGACGACCTTTTGGAGATTGCCCGCACTTACGACATGACGCTTTCGCTGGGTGATGGTTTGCGCCCCGGAAGTCTCGCCGACAGCACCGACCGCGCCCAAATTCAAGAACTGTTGCTGATTGGTGAACTGGTGGAACGGGCACGCAAAGCCGGCGTGCAGGCGATGGTGGAGGGTCCCGGTCACATTCCGCTGAACGAGATTCAGACGAACGTGCAGATTCAGAAGAAACTGACCAACCATGCCCCGTTCTACATCCTGGGCATGCTCCCCATTGACACAGGGGCGGGCTTCGACCACATCGTCGGCGCGATTGGCGGCGCGCTGGCGGGTTGGCATGGGGCGGACATGCTCTGCTACCTGACGCCCGCCGAGCACCTGGGCTTGCCTACACCCGAACACGTGCGCGAGGGCGTCATCGCGTTCAAACTGGCGGCGCACATCGCCGACGTGGCGCGTGGTCGCCAGGCGGATTTGGAACGCAACCGCGCCATGAGCGAAGCGCGCTACCGCCTTGATTGGGAACGTCAGTTTGCCCTGGCGCTCTACCCCGACGAAGCCCGCCGCCTCTATCATGAGCGGGGCACGCGCACCAAGGCGTGCAGCATGTGCGGTCCATTCTGCCCGATGAACCTGGTGGAAGCGGTGTTGAAGCAAGGAAAGTCATTTGAACAGGTGATCTCGGCGGATATTCCCGTGGTCTGA